Proteins encoded in a region of the Piliocolobus tephrosceles isolate RC106 chromosome 18, ASM277652v3, whole genome shotgun sequence genome:
- the PMAIP1 gene encoding phorbol-12-myristate-13-acetate-induced protein 1: MPGKKARKNAQPSPARAQAELEVECATQLRRFGDKLNFRQKLLNLIAKLFCSGT; encoded by the exons ATGCCTGGGAAGAAGGCGCGCAAGAACGCGCAACCGAGCCCAGCGCGGGCTCAGGCAG AGCTCGAAGTCGAGTGTGCTACTCAACTCAGGAGATTTGGAGACAAACTGAATTTCCGGCAGAAACTTCTGAATCTGATAGCCAAACTCTTCTGCTCAGGAACCTGA